The genomic stretch GTTATTAGCAGCATGCAATATGCGCTGTTaataatcttcaaaattttctaaatatttaacCAAAAATTTATCGCTGAAACAAACCTCCCGCGAATATTTTTCCGCGTATCCTCATCTGCCCGTGAAACATCTCCTCACCCCCGAAACATATCCTCACGCCCGAACTGCCCCGAACTGCCGAAAGCCTAAAATCGCGACCACCTCCTCACTCGTTCGTCGGAACCTCCCTGCCGCAGCTCCTCTCAGCCAACATCTTCGCCCATCTTCTCTCCGTTGAAGCCCTCTCCGGCTAAATCCTCTCCGGCGAAGCCCTCCTCCTCAACCGAAGCCCTAGCCGAAGCCCTCTTCCTCAGCCGAAGCCCCCCTCCTCAACCGAAGCCCTAGCCGAAACCCTCCATCTCAGCTGAAGCCCTAGCCGAAGCCCTCCTCCTCAGCCGAAGCCCTCCTCCTCAACCGAAGCCCTAGCCGAAGCCCTCCTCCTCAgctgaagccctcttcctcacgcGAACTCTCTCCGCCAAAACCTCTCTGCCGCAACCCTAACTCCTCTCTACCGAACATCTCCGCCCATCTTCTCTCAGACAAAGAGCTCTCCGGCGAAGCCCTCTCATCTGAAGCCCTTTCGTCCGAAGCTCTCCACTGAATTGAACATCTTCTTCGATCCTTTCGTTTCTCAGGTTgaaatttctttttgtttttcttattttatGTTGAACATCTACAACTCTTTCTTGTATTTACTTTCCTTCCTCTTCCTGGCATTCTCCATCTTAGTAATGGGACTCTAATTGATTTAGTTGCATTGGCTTTCATTGGCTTTAGTTGTAGAAGATAAATAACATTACCTTCTTGTACTCTTTTGTTGAAACAACATGAACACGAAGGTTCTGTGCATCTATTTTAGAATAGAATGAAGTTGATCCTTTCTATATTTTCCATTATCAAATATAGATGCACAGAACTTTCATGTTCATGTTGCTTCAACAAAAGAGTACAAGAAGGTAATGTTATTCTAACAAAGGATCTTGATGCACAGAACATTTGATAATGAATCTTGACCCACTTTCCATTATCAAATATAGATGCACAGAACCGTAGCATCTTGATGAACCACACTTTGCAAACTAACAAAGTTTTACCTTGGCGAACTAGTTGCTGGTACTTGTCTTATGTCAATGTATATCTGTTGTCTCCCTTCCAACCTAAACCAGCCAAAAACCCCTCAGGTCTCCACTTTCATCCACTTGATCAGTTGAGCCTTCTCTATCGATCATTCACTCCATTCCCTGGAATGCAATTTAGAATTTAAACCCTTCCTCCCTGGCCTATAATACGTGACCCACTTAGTTGCAATTTAGAATTTGACCCACTTAGTTGGTATATGTCTTACCTTGGCAAATGACCCACTTAAAATGCCTTTTTTCACCTTTAATATTGCAATTTGCACTCTCCctattttgttttctttcaacttccattttcttttatgtatattaaataaatatataaatcttATTTTGTATTAAACATGAAATATTTGTATGTTAGGGTTTGGGTCATTTACGAAATGGATAAGGAATGGATACatttgccttcaaggcttgtaccTGAGTATGAAGAAGGTGTACAAAAATTTCTTACACAAGGTAAGAAATATGCCAAAACATGTGAAGTAATCTTATGCCCTTGCAAGCATTATAAAAACAAAaagtatatgaaatttgaccaagtgtaCGATCACTTAATTATTAAGGGGTTTGATCCTTCTTACACTATTTGGGTCTTCCGTGGAGAAACTTATAACCGACAATATCAAGGTGAAGGTAGTTCAGGAGAATTTCAGAAAGATGATGAAAGTAGAGAGGCATATCACTTATATAAGGATTCCTTTGTGCCAGAAGAAGAGGTTGGATGCACTATGTATGAGGCAAAAGATAACGACTTTGCTAGTTTATTAGAAGATGTAGAAACTCCCCTCTTCCCTGGTTGCACAACTTACACAAAGTTATCAATAGTCGTCACATTATACAATTACAAGTCTACTAATGGTCACACAGACAATAGTTTGAATGAGCTCCTTAAGATCTTAGGTGACATGCTTCTAGAAAAAAACACACTTCCAGAAACTGTTTACTCGATGAGAAAATTGTTAAAACCATTTGATTTAGGATATGAGAAGATTCATGCTTGGCCAAATGATTGTTGTCTATTTCGAAAGGAGCTTAAAAATCTGGATACGTGTCCAAAGTGTGGTTCATCAAGATGGAAGGTGGACAAAGTCACCACCAAAGTTTTTAAAGGGGTTCTAGAAAAGGTGCTACGGTATTTTCCGGTGATACCAAGATTTAAAAGGATgtttaaatcaaaagaaaaggctgaagagttgATTTGGCACTCCAACCACAAAAGTCAAGATCACATGATGCGTCATCCAGTTGATTCAGTAGCTTGGgatataataaatcataaatggcCAGATTTTGCATCAAATCCTAGAAATCTACGCCTTGGCCTTGCAACTGATGGATTCAACCCTTTTGGCAACCTTAGTTctagatatagttgttggcccGTTATTTTGGTAAATTATAACCTTCCTCCATTGATGTGCATGATGAAAGAAAATCTTATGTTGACATTACTAATTCCAGGTCCAAAGCAACCGGGAAATGATATAGATGTATACTTGGAACCCCTTATCGAGGAtttaaaggagttgtgggagacaGGTGTAGAGACGTATGATGCATTCAGCAAGTCAATGTTCAATCTAAAGGCTATTTTGatgtggacaatcaatgattttccagcTTATGGAAACCTAGCTGGATGTGCCACAAAAGGGAAACTTGGTTGCCCAATATGTGGGGAAGACGTATGTTCTATGTGGCTTAAGTATAGCAGAAAGTTTGCATATATGGGCCACAGAAGATTTCTTTCTCCTAATCACCCATTTCGTCAGAAAAAGAAGTGGTTtaatggaaaaaaaaagaaagaaaagggaaacctaGACCTTTGAATGGGTTAGAAATTCTCAATGAAATGATAGATATTGAAGAGgactggggtaaaaagaaaaaggaTGTGAATGTCAATACTTCGGGGAAAAAAGAGGAAGAAACaagatagttcaaaagaaatgcaAAAATCTATTCAACAGTGGAAGAAAAAGTCAATCTTTTTCAATTTGCCATATTGGAGTGTAAGTTATTTTGCACTCTATTCATTAGTTTTTGTccacaaattattttaaatttccatAACTAACATTATGAAACATGTTGATGGTTACTTGTAGGGGCTCTTGTTACATCATaacttagatgtgatgcatgttgaaaagAACGTTTGCGAGAATATCATAGGCACATTATTAAATCTAAAGAAAAAATCCAAAGATGGTGTGAATGCTCGCAAAGATTTGATGCACTTAAACATTAGAAAAGAATTGCATcctcaagaaaaaggagaaaatataTATCACTTGCTTGTTGCACCGTACATGTTGTCTAAAAAAGAAATGGATGTATTTTGCTCTAAgttgaagaaaataaagttacCCGATGGCTATAGCTCAAATATTGGTAACTGTATTTCTTTAGAAGAGCGTAAGCTTAATGGGCTGAAATCTCATGATTGTCATGttctaatgcaacaattgctatcAGTAGCATTGAGAAATCTTCTACCGAAAGGTCCACGTAATGCTATATTTCTGCTTGGTTCATTTTTCAATGAATTATGTCAAAGAGTGTTAGACAGGAATCGTTTAGAAGCACTAGAGGAGAATATTGCTGAAACTTTATGCATGTTGGAAAGATATTTTCCACCTGCCTTCTTTACCATCTCGGTTCATTTGACAATTCATTTAGCAAGAGAGGCTCGCTTGTGTGGGCCAGTCCAATTCcgttggatgtatccatttgaaaggtaataaataataatttagttTTTCTATCAATGGTTCtttcatgtaatttttttttatgatttagaTTTATGAAAACACTAAAAGGGTATGTGAAGAATCGAGCAAGGCCAGAAGGTTGCATAGCTGAGTGTTACCTCGCAGAAGAACGAATGATTTTTGTAGCGCTTATATAAAAAAGGCTTCTAATATTAGTGTTCGTTTAAATCGGAATGATGATTTGGATAATGGATTAGTGGAGGGTCGTCCAATTTCTCAAGGAAACGAAAAGATTTTAGAAGATGACATGCTGCAAATCGCACATCGATATGTGTTGTTTAATACTGCAGAAGTTGAACCTTACTTGCAGTGAGTGTAATTAATTGCATACTATATTAGTCTTGATGTATTACATATCTTGTATATTCTAATATCTACATTCAATAATTTTCAATAGGATgcacattgaggagcttaaacaaACAGATAGTCGTTTCTTAAGTAATGAAACATTGTTACAAAAGCAACATATGGAAACATTTGCTGAATGGTTATCAAAACATGTTCCTTTTAACTCTTCAGGCCGAATTCAATGGCTAGCATATGGTCCAAGAAAGCATGTTACATCTTATACGGGTTATATTATAAATGGGCATCGGTTCCACACAATTGATGTTGGAAGGTCGACACAAGATAGTGGAGTTTCGATTGAAGCCGATACTGTTTGTCAATCCAATGCTAATGATTATTCACATATAGTAAAAAGACTATCATACTATGGAGTTATACGAGACATTATTTTACTAGACTACTATTCTTTCAAAGTACCTATTTTTAGGTGTGATTGGGCCAATCATGGAAATGGTATCAAAATGGAGGATGGCTTTACACTGGTTAACTTACACCAAGgactaaaaacttttgaaaatgatcctttcattttagcatcacaagccaagcaagtattctattctagggacaatgatgaatcaaattggtatgTGTTGCTAAAAGCACCACCTCGAGGTATTCATAACATGAATGTGGTTGAAGCAGATGCCTATACATTATCAACACCTCTTGATGTGTCCCAACTTGAAATTAACATTACCGAGAAAGAACCATATGCAAGGAATGAGTGTGAGGGAATTGATGTGACTGAGACATGACTGAAATTTTGAGATGTAGAttttatagttatttatttcAATTGATAAATGTTCTTCTCAATTTATATAATTCTATATTACTGTTGCAATATATTTGTCTACATAATTACTGTGTTTGTTTATATTCATTatgtcatattatatgtttgatcaaTTCATTATATAGCATTCAAAAAGATGGGCAAAAAGAGCAAAAAGCATAGCTTAGCATCTCCAAATGAAATTCAGGggatattttactctttcaaaaatcGTAGTTTTAGTAAATAAACTACACTTGTACAtttcaatatatatttttgttattttacagGAAACTATAGCATCACATGATTTGCATGGTGAAGAACAAATTAATGATGACAAACCTCATAAGAAAAAGGGAAGGGGTCCGTCCAAACTCAAAATGGTTAGTGGCCAAGACAAGTGCAAAGAGCTGGAGCGTAACGAGTTAGGACAACCGATTGGAGATAATTCAGTAAAGTATGCTTCTTTTCTAGGGTGCATGATTAAGGAATTTGTTCCATATACATTGGATGGATGGAATGAAATAGGTGAAGAAGTAAAGGATAGGATGTGGAGTTGTCTTCAGGTAATATCTTCAGACACTAcatttttcatttccattttctataacaaaatgtatatatattttcaTGTTTATTAATGTACAGCTGAATTATAAAGTTGAAGATTGGGAaaagaaagtaatttttcaaaagttagctAAATTGTGGCGTGATAGAAAATCCAAATTGCAAATACTTGTACAAGAAGTTAATACAGGTCGAGCGGCTTCACGAGATCTCAATCTTTTGAAGCCTGAATTTATGGAGCAAAATCAATGGgacttgtttgtgaagaagacacTATCAACTACCTTTCAAGTAAGCATTTATTCACTTTAAATAGTTTTTTGAAGGAGATGTATAAGCTTAAATCCATGGGCTATTCTTGTATGATTTATTTTGTTCTTGTGTGATCTGAGTGgattttgaggtggataccagggGTGTGAGGTCTTCTGTTCGATTTGTTCAGGGCTGCATATAGTTCTTTGGTGGAGTACATTTGCTTTTGTTTCATTCTTCATTGAATTTGTCAATCTGTTTATATTTAGCTCTTCTTGATAGGTATATAGATACAATTGTTGATTGTTGTTTGTTGTTATTTGATATTTGTTAGCTCTTCTTGTTTGTTCGATTTGTTCAGTTCTTCTGTTCTTCTTGATATTTGTCAATCTGTTGATTGTTGTTTAGATATAAGAACTAGATGTGCATTTGTCAGGTATAGTGTGCCATTTTTTTAATGCATAGATGTTTATTATTAAATGAAGTATGCTCACCATTTGTTATATGTACCAATGACGTGATTGAAACACTAAGAAATGGACCCAGCTTTTGTCATGACTAAGAAATCTACCCCTCTTTTGTTTCTACACCTGGAGTTTAATTTCTTCATGATTAGCTAAGTTGGTCTTCAGTATGGAAGCAGTGCAATCCTTATCAAATCAGATTCATAGGTTTTGGCATAAGAGTATCATGTTGTGATGTTTAGATTGTTCTACTGCATATTGTAATTGTTTATGTGGTTCAACTTacttttaattatgatttaatctTTGAATTTGAATCCTTGTGAGGTGTGTCCataaagttagatttttttttctctttgttgTTCTATACATGGCTGGCGAGAACAATATGAATTTGAATCCTTATGTTGTTTTGTACATGTTTACAAGAGTATTTCAAATTTGAATCCTTATGTTGTTCTGTACATGTTTACAAGAGTATTTCAAATTTGGAACAGAACAATATGTTAAATGTTCTAGAGTGATACTATGATTTATGATGACCAAAAATACATGTAATAAATGTCTTATTAATGCTAAATGTAAAATAAATGTCTTGGTTTGTTTGATAAATGTCAGGAAAAGAGTGGAAGATTTAGAGCAATGCGAGAAAAACAAGATCACAATCACACGATAAGCCGGAGAGGTTATGCTCGTTTGGCTCACATTatggtaaatattatttttaatacttttaaattaattattgaatattatttctaactttttttttctaatatttctatATCTAAGGAAAAAACAAGTCCGCCAGATACACAAATTACAAGATCACAAGTTTAGATTTCaggtcacaagaaaaaaaatggggaACCTAGTACTCAATCAGTTGGAGAGAAAATGGTAATAAATTTGTGTCTTTTTTATTTGAAGAAGCTCATAAGAAAAAAATTGGGTAACTTaaatttgttattttcttaaattttaacttttttatttGTAGAAAGAAATACAAGAATGTCCACCAGAATCTCAAAAGACTACTAACATTGCTGATGATGCAATTAGCATTGTGTTTGGCAAGGAAACAAGAGGTAGAGTGTGTGGATTGGGCTTTGGAGTTACACCATCAAAAGTTGGAGTTTCTGTGCAACAAAATCAAACTGTTAAACAACTCCAAGCTATGGTACATAACCTTcaacaagaaatgcaagaaatgaagTCTATGTTTTTACAAAGTATGAGGCAACAGAATCAACAAGAACAGGTTAGTAATTAAACAACAtacataaaataagttaatttggaATCTACACTTATATGTTGTCATTGTTTGACacaatttatttgtaaaattagGTTGGCAGTGGTGGCATTGGTAGTGGTATTGGGAACGAAGTTGGTAGCAATTGTGATATCAATGATGCTGCAAAAAAAATTGGTGATTTTCATAATGTTAATAAACATTTAGCTACTGCTCAGGTAAATATCTTCACAATATGCAtttttaaattacaaaattattacaaaaattggcatgatagaattaataacttgtattatttttttacagTCAAATTTGAAGAATGTGAGTCATGGAGATATCCGTGCTAATACTAAATGCAAGTTGCTTCATTGGTGTGTTGATGGATTATTTGTTGCAGAAGGTCGAATTGCGTCCACAGATCCAAACACAAAAGTGCATCATGTTGTTCTTGGTGGATcttgttggaaagtttgggttgaCAAGATTTTGGTGGAGAAGGTTGATCTAATTCGACCAAATGAGGAAATGCAGTTTCTtgatgatgcaataggaagcacAGTCACATggttatctaaatttatagtattgtgtgattgatatAGATTATACTAAATTGTGGATTGAAAGTTTTTAGCTAGTTTGTGAGAGATTATGCATCTTGTTTTTGTATTGAATCTTTCTGTTTGGATGATAAAAATTAGTGACTTTTATTCTGTTTTATCTTTAGCCATTTTTTCTGTTTAGTGTTATTTATTAATTTCACATTTTGGGTTTGGgtttattttgttgaagtatttgTTAAATTGGAATTCAAGATTGTTTGATATGGAGCTATAACATTTTTCAACTGCAAAGCATGCTGTTGATGATTGTTTTTGCGGCGTGCATTGCACGATGTTGAAACATGTATCCACAGCGTGCAATGCATGCTGTGGATAGTTGTTTTTATTAGTTTTCTCAGCGTGCATCGCTTGCTATGGATAGTTGTGTTTGATAGTTTTCGCAGCGTGCATTGCTTGCTGTGGATAGTTGTTTTTATTAATTTTCGCAGCGTGCATCGCATGTTGTGGATAATTGTTCTTGATAATATTCGCAGCGTGCATTGCTTGCTGTGGATAGTTGGTTTTCACGGCGTGCAATGCACGCCGTCGATAGTTATTTCCGTGGCGTACATAGTATGCTGTCGATAGTTATTTCCGTGGCGTGCAATGCACGCCGTCAATACTAATGACTTTCAACAGCTTTAAACTATGCAGCGTGCATTGCGCGCCGCGGAAGGTGATTTTGCACGCCGCGAAAAGtcttttttgttgtagtgagagaTGTAATTGgcaaattgttacctaccgatcatactaagtcttgggcgatttagccaaagttaactcaaggcatagtatgacgtggatcttgtcccacaaaattatagctaattggttagaATCTTGTAAATGTGGTTTGACCACAcctatgacttgattctacaaaaattctataatttagtgggagcatcatttagttaaaggcctaattaaatgattaaaagaatatgatatttattttctgtatttttctgttgtagattgtcatgtcgaacacgaacaccttctctctacgttctgtccttgataaggacaagctcaacagagcaaatttcctggactggtacaggaatctgagaatagttttcacctaagaacgtaaactgtacgttctggagcagcccattctcgagacacctcttgccactgccacgcgagctaaccgagatgcttacaagaagcatcaagatgacgcattagatgtatcctgtctaatgctcgcgaccatgaactctgagcttcagaagcaacacgagttgatgggcacttacgatatggttgaacatcttcgtcaaatgtatcaaggacaagcgaggcacgagatattcgagatctctaaggcactatttcagtgcaagatgtcagacggggctcccataggtccatatgtgctcaagatgattgggtacatagagaacctacagaggttggggttcccacttggccaagagttggccactgacctgatcttgcagtccttgccagatagctatagtcaatttgttctaaattataacatgaatgaaattgacaagccactgcccgagctgcttagcatgttaagaactgctgagctcaaccttaagaaggttaagcccaactctattctgatggttcagaaacataatggcaagggaaagtcccaagccaagggcaaaggcaaggcactgaaacctaaaggaggggtcgccaaggatgctacctgcttccactgcgatcaGACCAGGCATTGGAAGagaaactgcaaggtgtacctggaagatcttaagaagaagcgaagtgagacttccacttcaggtatatatgttatagaagtcaatctatctatttcttcatcatgggtattagatatcggatgtgcttcacacatttgtactaatgtgcaggcactgagaaatagtagggcattgacaaagggcgaggtggacctacgcgtaggcaatggagcacgggttgctgctgttgctgtagggacttattttctatctctgccctctaggcttgtactagaattagatgaatgtttttatgtgtctgctttaactaaaacattatttcagtttcttgtttggacaagaaaggtttctcttttataataaaggacaaatgttgttcagtttatttaaaagatatgttctattgtagtgcacctctgatgaatggactctacattctagatcttgaaagctctataacataagtaccaagaggttcaagtcaaatgacatgaaccaaacctatctctggcactgtcgcttaggttatataaatgacaagcccttatcccagctccataaagatggtttgctggactcatttgattttgaatcatatgagacatgcgagtcatgcctactaggcaagatgaccaagacttcctttagtgggcacagtgaaagagcgactgatttgttaggacttatacatagtgatgtatgtggccctttcaatgtcgctgttagaggcggttataggtacttcatcacatttattgatgacttcagtagatatggttatgtgtacttgatgacacataagtcaaaatcctttgaaaagttcaaagaattcaagaatgaagtacagaaccagcttggcaagagtattaagatacttcgatcagatcgaggtggagaataccttagccatgagtttcgtgactatctagctgagtgtgggattctatcccaactcactcctcctggaacaccacagtggaatggtgtatctgaaaggaggaatcgaaccctattagatatggtatggtctatgatgagtcacacagatcttcctacatttctttggagctatgctctagacacggcagcttttatactcaaccgagtttcatccaaggtcgtgataaagacaccatataggatatggactgggagagatgtccaggtgtcttttatgaggatttggggttgtgaggcttacgttcgtcgtcaagtctcagaaaaattaggacccaaatccgacaagtgatactttattggatatcccaaggaaactaagggatattacttctacattcacagtcagcacaaggtagttgtggcaaagactggggtctttctaaaaagggactttgtttctagaaagactagtgggagtacgttcgatcttgaagaagttcaagatgcggaccatagcactgaagcctcgatggaagttgaaatggaaccacaaagtgttgtggatgatattgttccacaatgagttgaggaacaacgaccagttcaagtagacatacttcttcgcaggtctgatagggtacgtcgtcagcctgagagatactcatttctcttgtctgaccatgatgacgttgtgctcatagaggatgagcctaccacctatcaggaaactgtgatgagatcagattccgagaaatggttagaggccatgagatccgagatggaatccatgtacaccaaccaagtatggactttggttgatccacctgaaggggtaaaacccattgggtgtaagtgggtctttaagagaaagactgacatggatggacttatctataagggttgcttggtagataaaggtttcaaacaaattcatggtattgactatgatgaaaccttttctccagtagcgatgtttaagtccattcggatcatgcttgctattgcagcataccacgattatgagatctggcagatggatgtcaaaatcgcgtttctgaatggaaacctgctcaaggatgtgtacatgacacaacctgagggttttgtagatccacaatgtactggcagagtatgcaaactgcataggtccatttatagactaaagcaagcttcttgaagctggaatcttcgattcgatgatgcaatcaaatagtttggtttcatctagaataaagatgagccttgtgtctacaagaaggttgtagggaacacagttgtcttccttatattgtatgtggatgacatactactcattgggggtgacatccctttgttgcagtctgtcaagacttggctagggagttgtttctcaatgaaggacttaggtgaagcatctcgcattctaggcatacagatttatagagatagatctaggagattgcttggcctaagtcagagtacatatattgacaaggtactcctacggtttgccatgcagaactccaagaatggatttctaccgatgtcacatggcgtgagtctttcgaagactcaaggtccctcttctagagaggagagagaccgcatggatcagatcccttataactcagccataggatctatcgtgtacgccatgctatgtactcatcctgatgtctcgtatgctttgagcatgacgagcagatactagtcagatccaggtgagagtcactggatagcagtcaagaatattcttaagtacttgagaaggactaaagaatatttcttgatatatggaggcgatgacgagctagctataaagggttacagtgatgctagcttccagaccgaccaggatgattatcgatcgcagtcagggttcgtgttttacataaatggtggtgttgtgagctggaagagttcgaagcaggacacagtcgctgattctacaatagaggccgagtatattgttgcatcagaggcagcaaaggaggcagtttggatccgcaagttcatcattgaacttggggtggttcctagtatcgctgaccctattgagctctattgtgacaacaatggagctatagcacaggctaaggaacctcgctcacactagcgaaccaaacacatactacagcgcttccatctcattcaagagattatcaatagaggagaagtgaagatttgtagagtacctacagaggctaacatcgcagatcccttgaccaaggctttggcacagagaaagcatgatggtcacactaggtcattggggctta from Zingiber officinale cultivar Zhangliang chromosome 5B, Zo_v1.1, whole genome shotgun sequence encodes the following:
- the LOC121986657 gene encoding uncharacterized protein LOC121986657, which translates into the protein MDKEWIHLPSRLVPEYEEGVQKFLTQGKKYAKTCEVILCPCKHYKNKKYMKFDQVYDHLIIKGFDPSYTIWVFRGETYNRQYQGEGSSGEFQKDDESREAYHLYKDSFVPEEEVGCTMYEAKDNDFASLLEDVETPLFPGCTTYTKLSIVVTLYNYKSTNGHTDNSLNELLKILGDMLLEKNTLPETVYSMRKLLKPFDLGYEKIHAWPNDCCLFRKELKNLDTCPKCGSSRWKVDKVTTKVFKGVLEKVLRYFPVIPRFKRMFKSKEKAEELIWHSNHKSQDHMMRHPVDSVAWDIINHKWPDFASNPRNLRLGLATDGFNPFGNLSSRYSCWPVILVNYNLPPLMCMMKENLMLTLLIPGPKQPGNDIDVYLEPLIEDLKELWETGVETYDAFSKSMFNLKAILMWTINDFPAYGNLAGCATKGKLGCPICGEDVCSMWLKYSRKFAYMGHRRFLSPNHPFRQKKKWFNGKKKKEKGNLDL